In Columba livia isolate bColLiv1 breed racing homer chromosome 20, bColLiv1.pat.W.v2, whole genome shotgun sequence, a genomic segment contains:
- the IFT20 gene encoding intraflagellar transport protein 20 homolog isoform X1, with product MAQAALGAAGLHLDELSKLRVLEPGAAQQTARLREECRAFLDKIVEFQRIVGSLIELVDQLAKAAESEKMKAIGARNLLKSMAKQREAQEQQLQALIAEKKMQLERYRIEYETLCKIEADQNEFIDQFIFQK from the exons ATGGCGCAGGCGGCGCTGGGCGCGGCGGGGCTGCACTTGGACGAGCTGAGCAAGCTGCGGGTGCTGGAGCCCGGGGCGGCGCAGCAGACGGCGCGGCTGCGGGAGGAGTGCCGGGCCTTCCTGGACA aaatagTAGAATTTCAGAGAATAGTGGGGAGCTTAATAGAGCTTGTGGATCAACTggcaaaagctgctgaaagTGAGAAGATGAAG GCCATTGGCGCGCGGAATCTGCTCAAGTCCATGGCGAAGCAAAGAGAagctcaggagcagcagctccaggctctGATAGCGGAGAAGAAGATGCAGCTGGAGAG ATACCGAATAGAGTACGAGACTCTCTGCAAAATTGAAGCAGACCAGAACGAATTCATCGACCAATTCATTTTTCAGAAGTAA
- the IFT20 gene encoding intraflagellar transport protein 20 homolog isoform X5 translates to MAQAALGAAGLHLDELSKLRVLEPGAAQQTARLREECRAFLDKIVEFQRIVGSLIELVDQLAKAAESEKMKGRRP, encoded by the exons ATGGCGCAGGCGGCGCTGGGCGCGGCGGGGCTGCACTTGGACGAGCTGAGCAAGCTGCGGGTGCTGGAGCCCGGGGCGGCGCAGCAGACGGCGCGGCTGCGGGAGGAGTGCCGGGCCTTCCTGGACA aaatagTAGAATTTCAGAGAATAGTGGGGAGCTTAATAGAGCTTGTGGATCAACTggcaaaagctgctgaaagTGAGAAGATGAAG GGCCGCCGCCCGTGA
- the TMEM97 gene encoding sigma intracellular receptor 2 isoform X2, producing the protein MAAAPRWRERLFALYFLSHVPVTLLIDLQPLLPAGVYPPALAELLQWYTAAFRDPLMLQPPEWFKAFIYCEAFLQLPFFPVAGYAFLKGGCKWIRTPAIIYSTHVATTLFPILAHILFHDFSKSEHSGPQTPRERLTLLSIYLPYLLVPLLILYTMLRSPHYNQADKRKRK; encoded by the exons ATGGCGGCGGCTCCGCGTTGGCGGGAGCGGCTGTTCGCGCTGTACTTCCTCTCGCACGTCCCGGTGACGCTGCTGATCGACCTGCAGCCGCTGCTGCCCGCCGGGGTCTACCCGCCCGCC CTGGCGGAGCTGCTGCAGTGGTACACGGCCGCCTTCAGAGACCCCCTGATGCTGCAGCCCCCCGAGTGGTTCAAGGCGTTCATCTACTGCGAGGCTTTCCTGCAGCTGCCGTTCTTCCCCGTGGCAGGATACGCCTTCTTGAAAG GTGGCTGCAAATGGATAAGGACGCCTGCGATTATCTACTCCACCCACGTAGCCACGACTCTGTTTCCCATCCTGGCGCACATCCTGTTCCACGACTTCTCCAAGTCTGAGCACTCGGGACCTCAGACGCCGCGCGAGCGCCTGACGCTGCTGTCGATATACCTGCCGTACCTGCTGGTCCCGCTCCTCATCCTCTACACCATGCTCCGCAGCCCCCACTACAACCAGGCGgacaagaggaagaggaagtaG
- the IFT20 gene encoding intraflagellar transport protein 20 homolog isoform X3 — protein MAQAALGAAGLHLDELSKLRVLEPGAAQQTARLREECRAFLDKIVEFQRIVGSLIELVDQLAKAAESEKMKAIGARNLLKSMAKQREAQEQQLQALIAEKKMQLERVRKHPNEL, from the exons ATGGCGCAGGCGGCGCTGGGCGCGGCGGGGCTGCACTTGGACGAGCTGAGCAAGCTGCGGGTGCTGGAGCCCGGGGCGGCGCAGCAGACGGCGCGGCTGCGGGAGGAGTGCCGGGCCTTCCTGGACA aaatagTAGAATTTCAGAGAATAGTGGGGAGCTTAATAGAGCTTGTGGATCAACTggcaaaagctgctgaaagTGAGAAGATGAAG GCCATTGGCGCGCGGAATCTGCTCAAGTCCATGGCGAAGCAAAGAGAagctcaggagcagcagctccaggctctGATAGCGGAGAAGAAGATGCAGCTGGAGAG AGTTAGGAAACACCCCAACGAGTTGTGA
- the TMEM97 gene encoding sigma intracellular receptor 2 isoform X1: MNGSYEALFSSRRVLEEAHRLKESGRTPESGRSAPPPPMPRSSRPPGLAQPRRGGGRGPRLVGGAVSGGGRGPGQWAGRTLAVGGARRGHGGGSALAGAAVRAVLPLARPGDAADRPAAAAARRGLPARRGCKWIRTPAIIYSTHVATTLFPILAHILFHDFSKSEHSGPQTPRERLTLLSIYLPYLLVPLLILYTMLRSPHYNQADKRKRK; this comes from the exons ATGAATGGAAGTTACGAAGCGCTCTTCTCCTCCCGCCGTGTGTTGGAGGAAGCTCATCGGCTGAAGGAAAGCGGGAGAACCCCGGAAAGCGGCCGCTCAGCGCCCCCCCCCCCTATGCCGCGCTCCTCCCGCCCGCCGGGCCTTGCGCAGCCGCGCCGCGGCGGTGGGCGGGGCCCGCGGCTGGTGGGCGGGGCAGTGTCGGGTGGCGGGCggggcccagggcagtgggcgGGGCGGACTCTGGCGGTGGGCGGGGCTCGGCGCGGCCATGGCGGCGGCTCCGCGTTGGCGGGAGCGGCTGTTCGCGCTGTACTTCCTCTCGCACGTCCCGGTGACGCTGCTGATCGACCTGCAGCCGCTGCTGCCCGCCGGGGTCTACCCGCCCGCC GTGGCTGCAAATGGATAAGGACGCCTGCGATTATCTACTCCACCCACGTAGCCACGACTCTGTTTCCCATCCTGGCGCACATCCTGTTCCACGACTTCTCCAAGTCTGAGCACTCGGGACCTCAGACGCCGCGCGAGCGCCTGACGCTGCTGTCGATATACCTGCCGTACCTGCTGGTCCCGCTCCTCATCCTCTACACCATGCTCCGCAGCCCCCACTACAACCAGGCGgacaagaggaagaggaagtaG
- the IFT20 gene encoding intraflagellar transport protein 20 homolog isoform X2, which yields MAQAALGAAGLHLDELSKLRVLEPGAAQQTARLREECRAFLDKIVEFQRIVGSLIELVDQLAKAAESEKMKAIGARNLLKSMAKQREAQEQQLQALIAEKKMQLESRCAFLFQIPNRVRDSLQN from the exons ATGGCGCAGGCGGCGCTGGGCGCGGCGGGGCTGCACTTGGACGAGCTGAGCAAGCTGCGGGTGCTGGAGCCCGGGGCGGCGCAGCAGACGGCGCGGCTGCGGGAGGAGTGCCGGGCCTTCCTGGACA aaatagTAGAATTTCAGAGAATAGTGGGGAGCTTAATAGAGCTTGTGGATCAACTggcaaaagctgctgaaagTGAGAAGATGAAG GCCATTGGCGCGCGGAATCTGCTCAAGTCCATGGCGAAGCAAAGAGAagctcaggagcagcagctccaggctctGATAGCGGAGAAGAAGATGCAGCTGGAGAG CCGCTGCGCCTTTCTCTTTCAGATACCGAATAGAGTACGAGACTCTCTGCAAAATTGA
- the IFT20 gene encoding intraflagellar transport protein 20 homolog isoform X4, translating into MAQAALGAAGLHLDELSKLRVLEPGAAQQTARLREECRAFLDKIVEFQRIVGSLIELVDQLAKAAESEKMKHQHAVLPH; encoded by the exons ATGGCGCAGGCGGCGCTGGGCGCGGCGGGGCTGCACTTGGACGAGCTGAGCAAGCTGCGGGTGCTGGAGCCCGGGGCGGCGCAGCAGACGGCGCGGCTGCGGGAGGAGTGCCGGGCCTTCCTGGACA aaatagTAGAATTTCAGAGAATAGTGGGGAGCTTAATAGAGCTTGTGGATCAACTggcaaaagctgctgaaagTGAGAAGATGAAG caccaaCACGCGGTGCTTCCGCACTGA